One segment of Mycobacterium spongiae DNA contains the following:
- a CDS encoding DUF7158 domain-containing protein: MSVPVGFRSFAPPASIVAARVVAMVDGVAVAVDEVDAAEARLRAGARSAALPASGTSEGRQLRRWLTQLIVTERVVAAEAVRRGLRVTDAPTQAELLPDATACLEVGSVAAATLANPQARALFADVTTDVWVSADEVAGYHARNPLRFAAPRADRDGWRSPSTVGPPLQQVRSAIAEHLVGAARRRAFRVWLDARRAALVQLAPGYEHPGDPRQPDNTHRH; this comes from the coding sequence ATGAGCGTCCCGGTCGGATTCCGCAGCTTCGCGCCCCCGGCGAGCATTGTCGCCGCGCGGGTGGTCGCGATGGTCGACGGCGTCGCGGTTGCCGTCGATGAGGTCGACGCCGCCGAAGCTCGGCTGCGCGCGGGTGCGCGGTCGGCCGCGCTGCCGGCCAGCGGCACCAGCGAAGGACGGCAGCTGCGGCGCTGGCTCACACAATTGATCGTGACCGAGCGGGTGGTCGCCGCCGAGGCGGTGCGGCGCGGGCTGCGCGTGACGGACGCGCCGACTCAGGCCGAGCTACTGCCCGATGCGACGGCCTGCCTCGAGGTCGGTAGTGTGGCCGCGGCGACGCTGGCCAATCCGCAGGCCCGAGCGCTTTTTGCCGACGTCACCACCGACGTCTGGGTCAGCGCCGACGAGGTAGCCGGTTACCACGCCCGCAACCCACTGCGGTTTGCCGCGCCCCGCGCCGACCGCGACGGCTGGCGCTCCCCGTCGACCGTCGGTCCGCCGTTGCAGCAGGTGCGGTCGGCGATTGCCGAGCACCTCGTGGGCGCCGCGCGGCGACGCGCTTTCCGGGTGTGGCTGGACGCGCGGCGCGCTGCGCTGGTCCAATTGGCCCCCGGCTACGAGCATCCCGGCGACCCGCGCCAGCCCGACAACACCCACCGGCACTGA
- a CDS encoding ROK family protein, with translation MHTLCLDIGGTKIAAGLADPAGTLIHTATCATPAASGAEQVWAAVAEMITDALGVAGGAVAAVGIASAGPIDLHSGTVSPINIASWRGFPLVDRVAGVVPGVPVRLGGDGVCMALGEHWRGAGRGARFLLAMVVSTGVGGGLVLDGAPYAGRTGNAGHVGHVVVDREGEACSCGGRGCVETVASGPSMVRWARANGWSAPPGAGARALADAARAGDEVALAAFHRGTRALAAMIASVGAVCDLDLVIVGGGVAKSGRLLFDPLREALADYLGLDFLSALRLVPAELGGEAGLVGAVRLAGLG, from the coding sequence ATGCATACCCTCTGCCTCGACATCGGCGGCACCAAGATCGCCGCCGGCCTGGCCGATCCCGCCGGCACACTGATACATACAGCCACCTGCGCTACCCCAGCCGCCAGCGGAGCCGAACAAGTCTGGGCCGCGGTCGCCGAGATGATCACCGATGCGCTCGGCGTGGCGGGCGGTGCCGTTGCTGCGGTCGGCATTGCCTCAGCAGGTCCCATTGACCTGCACAGCGGAACCGTTAGCCCGATCAATATCGCGTCCTGGCGTGGTTTCCCGCTGGTGGACAGGGTTGCGGGTGTGGTGCCCGGGGTGCCGGTACGACTGGGCGGCGATGGGGTCTGTATGGCGCTCGGCGAGCACTGGCGGGGAGCGGGGCGGGGCGCGCGCTTCCTGCTGGCCATGGTGGTCTCCACCGGCGTCGGCGGGGGACTGGTGCTCGACGGCGCCCCCTACGCCGGCCGCACCGGCAATGCGGGTCACGTCGGACATGTGGTGGTCGACCGAGAGGGTGAGGCCTGCTCGTGCGGCGGCCGGGGCTGCGTTGAGACGGTCGCCTCCGGACCGTCGATGGTGCGCTGGGCGCGGGCCAATGGCTGGTCGGCGCCGCCCGGCGCTGGCGCCAGGGCGCTGGCCGACGCGGCGCGCGCTGGTGATGAGGTGGCGCTGGCGGCATTTCACCGGGGCACCCGTGCTCTCGCGGCGATGATCGCCTCGGTCGGTGCGGTGTGCGACCTCGACCTGGTTATCGTCGGCGGTGGCGTCGCGAAATCGGGTCGCCTGCTGTTCGACCCGCTGCGCGAGGCCTTGGCCGACTATCTCGGTCTGGATTTTCTGTCCGCTCTGCGACTGGTACCCGCCGAGCTGGGGGGTGAAGCCGGCTTGGTCGGCGCGGTCAGGCTCGCGGGACTGGGCTGA
- the rplJ gene encoding 50S ribosomal protein L10 — protein sequence MAKADKATAVADITERFKASTATLITEYRGLTVANLAELRRSLGGSGTYAVAKNTLIKRAASEAGVEGLDELFVGPTAIAFVTGEPVDAAKALKTFAKEHKALVIKGGYMDGHPLTVAEVERIADLESREVLLAKLAGAMKGNLAKAAGLFNAPASQVARLAAALQEKKASEAPAEAPAETPAEAE from the coding sequence ATGGCCAAGGCTGACAAGGCCACCGCCGTTGCGGACATCACCGAGCGCTTCAAGGCGTCGACCGCGACGTTGATCACCGAATACCGCGGTCTGACGGTGGCCAACCTGGCCGAGCTGCGTCGGTCGCTGGGTGGGTCGGGTACCTACGCGGTGGCCAAGAACACCCTCATCAAGCGGGCGGCCTCCGAAGCCGGTGTCGAGGGACTCGACGAGCTGTTCGTCGGCCCCACAGCGATCGCATTCGTCACCGGTGAACCAGTCGACGCCGCCAAGGCGCTCAAGACTTTCGCCAAGGAGCACAAGGCGCTGGTCATCAAGGGCGGCTACATGGACGGCCATCCGTTGACCGTCGCCGAGGTCGAGCGCATCGCCGACCTGGAGTCCCGCGAAGTCTTGCTGGCCAAGCTCGCCGGCGCCATGAAAGGCAATCTCGCCAAAGCGGCCGGGCTGTTCAACGCGCCGGCCTCGCAGGTGGCCAGGCTCGCGGCCGCGCTGCAGGAAAAGAAGGCATCCGAAGCGCCGGCGGAAGCACCCGCCGAGACCCCGGCTGAAGCCGAATAG
- the rplL gene encoding 50S ribosomal protein L7/L12 codes for MAKLSTDDLMDAFKEMTLLELSDFVKKFEETFEVTAAAPVAVAAAGAAPAGGAAEAVEEQSEFDVILEAAGDKKIGVIKVVREIVSGLGLKEAKDLVDGAPKPLLEKVAKEAAEEAKGKLEAAGATVSVK; via the coding sequence ATGGCAAAGCTCTCGACCGACGACCTGATGGACGCGTTCAAGGAAATGACGCTGTTGGAGCTCTCGGACTTCGTCAAGAAGTTCGAGGAGACCTTCGAGGTCACCGCCGCGGCTCCGGTCGCTGTTGCCGCCGCGGGCGCCGCTCCGGCTGGCGGTGCGGCCGAGGCCGTCGAGGAGCAGTCCGAGTTCGACGTGATCCTCGAGGCCGCCGGCGACAAGAAGATCGGCGTCATCAAGGTCGTTCGTGAGATCGTCTCGGGCCTGGGCCTGAAGGAGGCCAAGGACTTGGTCGACGGGGCGCCCAAGCCACTGCTGGAGAAGGTTGCCAAGGAGGCCGCCGAAGAGGCAAAGGGCAAGCTCGAGGCCGCCGGCGCCACCGTCTCCGTCAAGTAA